Proteins from one Dehalococcoidia bacterium genomic window:
- a CDS encoding SelB C-terminal domain-containing protein: KKDLVDEEMLELVTMDAEEVIEGTALKGAPIIVTSATTGEGLPDLLAAIDKLLDATTPRRDIGKPRLPIDRVFTMKGFGTVVTGTLIDGKFTTGQEVEILPSGQRTHIRGLQTHKKKADIALPGSRVAVNLAGIATEELQRGLVITTPGWLKPTRSVDARLRTTTDLPQPINHNKTVTFYTGASEVPGRVRLLDQEKLGRGESGWVQILLNEPVAASTGDLFIIRSSEGTLGGGIIVDTQARRHRRFQAGVIESLQNRAKGSPEDILMASVEASEGAEVKILLSKCSLSPEEGKKALEVLVSQNRVLILGSEGPHPLIFSAGGWNRIASEAQKAVQAYHDQFPLRSGMPKEELRSRLKISSQNFGSALCQLASDQLLVEEGTSVRLSSHQVKVTARQQTEIDIFLKSLSEDQFSPSIESLPAADILAMLIDQRRIIKVSDSVFFSASAYDEMVKRVTEHMKSTGKITVAEVRDMFKTSRKYALALMEHLDEQKITRRVGDERVLR; this comes from the coding sequence AAGAAAGACCTCGTCGATGAAGAAATGCTGGAACTGGTCACCATGGATGCGGAAGAGGTCATCGAGGGAACTGCGCTAAAAGGCGCTCCCATTATCGTCACTTCTGCCACCACCGGGGAAGGCTTGCCCGATCTGCTGGCCGCTATCGATAAGCTGCTGGATGCCACCACACCGCGCAGAGATATCGGCAAACCGAGGTTACCGATCGATCGGGTATTTACCATGAAAGGTTTTGGCACAGTGGTCACCGGCACGCTGATCGATGGCAAGTTCACCACAGGACAGGAGGTGGAAATCCTGCCCTCCGGACAGCGAACCCATATTCGAGGATTACAAACCCATAAGAAGAAAGCCGATATCGCCCTTCCGGGCAGCCGGGTAGCGGTTAATCTGGCCGGCATCGCTACCGAGGAATTGCAGAGAGGACTGGTTATCACCACTCCGGGTTGGCTCAAACCCACCCGGTCTGTTGACGCCAGACTCCGGACCACCACCGATCTGCCCCAACCCATCAATCATAACAAAACGGTCACTTTCTATACGGGGGCCAGCGAGGTTCCCGGAAGGGTTCGCCTTCTGGACCAGGAGAAGCTGGGCCGCGGGGAAAGCGGATGGGTGCAGATCCTCTTGAACGAACCGGTAGCCGCATCCACCGGCGATCTGTTCATTATCCGCTCATCGGAAGGGACACTGGGCGGAGGAATAATCGTCGATACTCAAGCCAGGCGTCACCGCCGATTCCAGGCCGGCGTCATCGAAAGCCTTCAAAATCGTGCTAAAGGGTCGCCTGAAGATATCCTGATGGCTTCCGTGGAAGCAAGCGAGGGCGCTGAGGTCAAAATACTGCTATCGAAGTGCAGTCTCTCCCCGGAGGAGGGGAAAAAGGCGCTTGAAGTTCTGGTTTCCCAAAATCGAGTTTTGATCCTCGGTTCGGAAGGCCCCCATCCCCTCATTTTTTCGGCCGGCGGCTGGAATCGGATAGCTTCGGAAGCGCAAAAAGCCGTCCAAGCCTATCACGATCAGTTCCCTTTGCGATCAGGCATGCCCAAGGAGGAACTCCGGAGCAGGCTCAAAATCTCTTCTCAAAATTTCGGCAGTGCTTTATGTCAACTCGCCAGCGATCAGCTATTGGTGGAGGAAGGGACATCGGTGAGGCTTTCCTCTCATCAGGTCAAGGTCACCGCCCGGCAGCAAACCGAAATCGACATCTTTCTGAAGTCGCTTTCAGAAGACCAATTCTCGCCATCGATAGAATCCCTGCCGGCCGCAGATATTCTCGCCATGCTCATCGATCAACGGCGGATTATCAAAGTGAGCGATAGCGTTTTCTTTTCCGCTTCAGCCTATGATGAAATGGTCAAGCGGGTCACCGAACACATGAAATCCACCGGCAAGATCACCGTCGCCGAGGTGAGGGACATGTTCAAAACAAGCCGAAAATACGCGCTCGCCCTGATGGAACATCTTGACGAGCAGAAGATCACCCGCCGGGTGGGTGACGAACGAGTTCTGCGATGA